Proteins encoded together in one uncultured Sphaerochaeta sp. window:
- a CDS encoding efflux RND transporter permease subunit gives MDNQDKQFTIGRFSVTKPVLVNILMITVLALGVLSLLTLPQEQFAEVPFYWVNVIVPYPGVSAQDMESSVTIPVENAFAGMDRLKQISSTTSEGLSVVRVEFDDGIDDTLFRSLYQDAQTRFSQVSLPEGALQPLLDDFSSSDFLPVIEVIVSGNISYQDMREQAQELQNRFLSIPDVSDVEIVGLPERQIQVKLDPTLLSSMGLSVNEVVRSLSGENQRLPSGSLSTESRQYLLRTFGSVEGVRDIESVIVRRSNQGEGLVRLSDVAKVMDGFDEEAPLSRFNGESAVSLKITKVVKGDSVAIVDAVRQIVDETQPRAGATLTLFNDSTVQIASSLSVLSTNALMGLLLLVIILSLFIGFRNAFITALGIPVTFALTFLVLDQLGQTVNTNTLFGLVLVLGLIVDHGIVIVENSYRLQLAGVPRHEAAIKGVNQVVWPIIAATGTTVAAFLPLMIIPGTIGKFLRVIPLTVTIALIVSTFEALFFLPSHYAEWGPRRLKQEKAGKQRFERFINTYQRALAWALDRKGRFILLTLLVTAAIFSLVGGLRQDLFSAEDYSYFNIEITTPQGSTLRTTNNVVSAYEKVLLDKVGGGEILSISANIGGNEGGAESTTQATITVDLAEMDEGRTRSIETIIDEVKRETYYISGAEQVLFTKAQTGPPTSADFSFRLSGDAYEPLIEASGVLGNTLASIEGVENVQSDFIAGNPALRIDVDQDQATRLGIGVSTIAGYLRVRFEGQNVGTLFLENEEIDMVVQFDNGGTERFEDLQQILIPTDDGRLVPLSSVAAISLESSIGSIRRVEGKREITVTADALTEVDQNVVNDQIVQLWDTDLRNRYPSVDLVVGGEFSDFSNLLIDILRIFVLGIFLMYLILGTQFNSYSQPFLILLSVPFAFIGVVLFLFISGTPLSTTVIYSAVALAGIAVNDAIVLISFINELRSEGKSVAEAIVEAAGTRIRPILLTSLTTIAGLLPTAIGIGGYSVVWSPMASTIMVGLIFSTLSALFVLPLLYASFYKDTRRNA, from the coding sequence ATGGATAATCAGGATAAACAGTTTACCATCGGTAGGTTCTCGGTAACCAAACCAGTATTGGTCAATATTCTCATGATCACCGTACTTGCTCTGGGTGTTCTTAGTTTACTGACCCTACCACAGGAACAGTTCGCAGAGGTTCCCTTCTACTGGGTTAATGTCATTGTCCCCTATCCAGGTGTGAGTGCCCAGGATATGGAGTCCTCAGTCACCATTCCCGTGGAGAATGCATTTGCCGGGATGGATCGTCTCAAGCAGATCAGCTCAACCACCAGTGAGGGGTTGAGTGTGGTCCGGGTTGAGTTTGATGATGGCATAGACGATACCCTTTTTCGTTCTCTTTACCAGGATGCACAGACTCGGTTCAGCCAGGTAAGTCTTCCTGAGGGAGCATTGCAGCCATTGCTGGATGATTTTTCCTCTTCAGACTTTTTGCCTGTCATCGAGGTAATTGTCAGCGGGAATATCTCCTATCAGGACATGCGTGAGCAAGCTCAGGAGCTGCAAAACCGGTTCCTCAGCATTCCAGATGTTTCAGATGTAGAAATTGTTGGTCTGCCTGAAAGGCAAATCCAGGTGAAGCTGGACCCGACACTGCTCTCCTCAATGGGCTTGAGTGTCAATGAGGTGGTTCGTTCTCTCTCAGGGGAGAACCAGCGCCTTCCTAGTGGGAGTCTCTCAACAGAGAGTCGCCAATACCTGCTTCGTACCTTTGGTTCCGTGGAGGGTGTCCGGGATATTGAATCCGTTATTGTCAGACGTTCCAACCAGGGAGAGGGACTTGTCCGTCTCTCTGATGTTGCAAAGGTCATGGATGGCTTTGATGAGGAAGCACCCTTGAGCCGGTTCAATGGGGAGAGTGCTGTCAGTTTGAAGATCACCAAGGTGGTGAAAGGTGATTCGGTGGCAATCGTCGATGCGGTCAGGCAGATTGTCGATGAGACCCAACCTCGTGCAGGGGCAACCCTGACGTTGTTCAATGATTCCACAGTCCAGATTGCAAGCAGCCTTTCTGTACTCTCCACCAATGCCCTTATGGGTCTTTTGTTGCTGGTTATCATTCTTTCCCTGTTCATTGGTTTCAGAAATGCATTTATAACGGCGCTTGGTATCCCGGTAACCTTTGCATTGACCTTCCTGGTACTCGACCAGTTGGGGCAGACCGTAAACACCAACACCCTCTTTGGTTTGGTGCTGGTATTAGGTTTGATCGTCGACCACGGTATTGTCATCGTTGAGAACTCATACCGCCTCCAACTCGCTGGAGTACCTCGGCATGAGGCCGCAATCAAGGGGGTCAACCAGGTGGTATGGCCGATCATTGCCGCCACCGGAACCACCGTTGCAGCATTCCTCCCCCTTATGATTATTCCAGGGACCATCGGCAAGTTCCTCAGGGTCATTCCCCTGACCGTTACCATTGCCTTGATCGTAAGTACTTTTGAGGCCCTCTTCTTCCTCCCCAGCCACTACGCAGAGTGGGGCCCCAGGAGACTCAAGCAGGAGAAAGCAGGCAAACAACGCTTTGAGCGTTTCATCAACACCTATCAACGTGCCCTTGCCTGGGCCCTGGATAGGAAGGGACGTTTCATACTTCTCACACTCCTGGTAACTGCTGCAATATTCTCCTTGGTGGGTGGTTTGCGTCAGGATCTGTTCAGTGCAGAAGATTACAGTTATTTCAATATTGAGATCACTACTCCCCAGGGATCTACCTTGCGTACTACCAACAATGTGGTCTCAGCATACGAGAAGGTCCTTCTTGATAAGGTCGGAGGTGGTGAGATCCTCTCCATCAGTGCCAACATCGGTGGTAATGAAGGGGGTGCTGAAAGCACCACCCAAGCAACCATCACGGTTGACCTTGCTGAGATGGATGAAGGGAGAACCAGAAGCATTGAGACAATCATTGATGAAGTGAAGAGGGAGACCTACTACATCAGTGGCGCAGAGCAGGTGCTCTTCACCAAAGCCCAGACGGGTCCTCCAACCTCTGCAGATTTCAGTTTCCGTCTCTCCGGCGATGCATATGAACCTCTCATAGAGGCTTCAGGCGTATTGGGCAACACCCTCGCCTCGATTGAGGGTGTGGAGAATGTCCAGAGCGATTTCATTGCAGGCAATCCCGCCCTCCGCATTGATGTTGACCAGGATCAGGCAACCCGGTTGGGAATCGGAGTTTCTACCATTGCCGGCTACCTTCGTGTACGTTTTGAAGGACAGAACGTTGGAACGTTGTTCCTGGAGAATGAAGAGATTGATATGGTCGTCCAGTTTGATAATGGTGGAACGGAGCGCTTTGAGGATCTCCAACAGATCCTCATACCCACTGATGATGGAAGGCTCGTGCCCTTGAGCAGTGTTGCAGCCATCTCCTTGGAGAGTTCCATCGGTTCCATCAGGCGTGTAGAAGGAAAGCGTGAGATTACTGTTACCGCAGATGCACTCACAGAGGTTGACCAGAATGTGGTCAATGACCAGATTGTGCAACTCTGGGATACCGATCTCCGTAATCGATATCCTTCGGTTGACCTGGTGGTAGGTGGTGAGTTCAGTGATTTTTCCAACCTCCTGATCGATATCCTCCGTATCTTTGTGCTCGGGATCTTCCTGATGTACTTGATCCTTGGTACTCAGTTCAACAGCTACAGCCAACCCTTCCTGATTCTGCTCAGTGTTCCTTTTGCCTTTATCGGGGTGGTGCTTTTCCTTTTCATCTCGGGGACCCCGCTTTCAACAACGGTAATCTACTCAGCAGTTGCCTTGGCTGGAATCGCGGTAAACGATGCCATCGTCCTGATCAGTTTCATCAATGAACTACGCTCGGAAGGGAAATCTGTAGCTGAGGCGATTGTCGAGGCTGCAGGGACTCGTATACGACCAATCCTCCTTACCAGTCTTACCACCATTGCAGGACTGCTTCCCACCGCAATCGGGATAGGGGGATATTCCGTTGTATGGTCACCAATGGCCTCCACCATCATGGTAGGCTTGATCTTCTCCACGTTGAGCGCGCTATTTGTACTACCCTTGCTCTACGCTTCATTCTACAAAGACACCCGGAGGAATGCTTAA